The DNA window ATCTGGAGTGCTCAGCCATTCAATAATGAtgtttttctttcctcttttgtttaaaaatattagttatatttatttttttcggaCAGATTCCAGTAAGCGTTAGTGCTCAGTATTCCCATGCATTAATCAATTGCTCATTGATCTAATAAATGGTGACAGAAAATATCTAATAATGACAGATAGGTTATGTAAATATATAGTGACACAAACGTAAAGAATAATTACCACCTCTGAATTCTATGTCTTCCAGTGGAATCCCACTCTACTCTAAaatatttctcatttttattccaGAGGAAAAGTGTCGAGGGTTCTACACTTTGACTCCAGGATCTGAAAAAGGTGAAGTGCCCCACACGCTGCATTGCTTGTCATTTCTTTTATGATTGAATTCTCTTATAACTTTGGTTTCTCAGCAATGATGTGGTTGTCGCTATCTTTGGAGCTCATGTACGTGGGTCTGCTGTGGATCAGCTGCATGCTCCTATTTGTGCAGTTGTGCATCAGGACCTGTTGCCCTAAAACGCAGCGTTGGGGTCAGCTGCTCAATGCGTTTGCTGCTGTCTTCACTGTCCTAGGAGGTGCAGTATTGCTTTACGCTTGATAGAATGGACCAATACCTTTGATTCTAAGTTGTATTTCATTTGGTTTCTCTCTTCTTTGGCCTTTATAGGTCTTCTTGGAATGGTGGGCCACATGATGTTCATGCAGGTTTTTCAGGCCACGGTGTCCATGGGCCCGGAAGACTTCAAGCCTCATAGTTATTGCTATTCATGGGCATTTTAGTGAGTCTATTACACATGCAAAATTCAATCAGTTTCACACAGCGAATTGGGCTTTGCTGACTTGGATCAGAAGAGAGAAATAAGGTTCTAATTATTCCCGTTTATTGTGGAATATGTGAACCCCACTTCATTTTATGTTGCATTTTACTTGTAGGTTTGAGGTTACTTGGGACTTTAGTCTTTTATTCTTTCAAGCTCTACAGTTCTGTCTTTTACGCTCCATCTGTGAAAGCTGCTGCATCCATTGTTACTCCACTTTTTTTGCAACCTTTAGCTGGAGTCAGACATAATGGAATGGTAATAAATTAAAGTTATGCATGGGCTGTTTATTTCCAACTAGAAACAAGATTTACAAGGAAAGGGCCTTTGTTTTTTCAAGCCGTTCCTGTGTCACGTAAATCAAGGCTGCAAGGTGTTTAGCACCACCCTCACTTCCATTCCACAACTGTTGCTATTCAAACAAAGGTTACAAAACTGTACTTTACAAATCAGTTTGGGTAGGAGCGTCCAACCTTTTTTCTCCGAGGGGCGCATTCAGGGGGCTCGGGGGCAGCCTGCATTCAGTctaaatggcactgaaacacgattgatcactcaatgccagctttcacaattgaaatggatttgatgtctggaactgtcaatggcagtaaataagTCAAGGGCTACAGATAGCAAAATAATCCGACAATAAATGACCAGAAAAATCACAACCAAGctagctcaatttatcacacTGCGCATTTTTCGACATCTATTGGCGTCAAACAGTGGAAAGAGATTTGATATTTGTCAATGGCAATTGCTGTGTACCTATAAAAACTGGACACCCTCCAAGTTAGTGGTATCAGGgtcagaaaaaaaggcattttcatAGGTTATCTGTACCCACAGTTACAGATAATTCACCTGTGGTTACAGATGACTAAACTATACCCACagtttaatcatcttttttagtCAAATAATCAAAGGAATTAAAATCACAACAATAATTACTGCTCATTTATATGCCATCCAAATTCATCCAGTGTCAGATGATGCCTTTTACCTCAAATGGAGGAACTGCATTTTTACATTATGCCAGTTAACCTTTTCCTCTTTTCTCCTTCAGTGTGGCTTGGTTTGCCTTCACCGTCTGCATGTCAGCCGGAGTCTCCACCCTGAATAACTACACAAAGAATGTCCTGATGGTGGGGGACCGACTTAAATCAAGCCTCAATCCCTTCAATTTTGTGGGACTTCTACCCCCAGCCCCGTACTACACTGCACCGAACTTGGACATCTCCCACCCTTATTCGCAGGCGCATGCGCAAATCTCCCATTTATCCCCGTACTACGAAAAGCCATCAACCAAGTTACCGCCGCCCGGTAAGCCTTCCCGCTCTGTTCCTCTAGCTCACTCTATGTCCTTCCCTCTTCCATCTTCACACCCTTTGTCTCCGTCCCGTATACACTGCTTTTCCATTCCATCTCCATCTCACTTTGTCAGCTCACCTGTTGTTGTCCACGGATCCTTAAAAGTTCACCAAGAGAATGTGGTTTCCCATTACACACCAGATCAGTACTATAGCCCtctttaaattttaaaacaattaaagcTATCTTTTCCTTAGTGCTATTCATTTGGTCAAGTGTGAACATGATAATAAGAACCAGtgctttggttaaaaaaaaattcataataaTGTTGGCAACAATAacacattttactttttttaaccaaccctaatattatttttttctattattcaTAAATATTAGATAATAGGAACCAGTGCtttggtaaaaataataataataataaagttggcaataataacacattttacttttttttaaccaacccTAATGTTATTTGTTTCTATTATTCTTAAATATTAGATAATAGGGACCAGTGCTTTGGTTAAAAAACTTAATAATAATGGTGACTACAATGacacattttacttttttaaatccttttgctaatattattttttctcttattCATAATTATTTTGGCATCATCCCTATAattataaaataagaaaatgttaattaaaactcattgaatttcaaaataaaatgatacagaaaaaaatatatatatatatgtatatatatatttacttatatatcttagagggaacattgttgctAACTAATACAGACTAGAGAAAACACAAACTGCAAATGCATTTAGTTTGGCAGAAAACACACCAAATTACAATAACTGGTTGGAAATCTCTTTTTATTATACTATAAATCAATGTCATTGTCATCCGCGATGAGAAACAACAAAACATAACAGCATTAGATATACAAAGCATAAGAGGAAACATATTTACATTATAGTTTGTAAAGGCAGTGTTAAGTGTCAATTCCCATTTTAAGAGTAATGAAAGTGAACTTTAAAATGTTTGgtttcattgttgttgttgttattaccATCGCTAGGTTTTCTCGTTTGAAAACAGTCATTAAAACAAAGAACTTTTAGAAGGGAGGTACACGATTAAAAGTTTGTATCTACAAATTAGTACTGTTAATCTCTTTGTGTTTGGAAATCATCTAATATTACCTACAAGTGTAACACGTCATTTTGGACTGTAGCTTTATGTCGAGGAAGCACCAAAATTACTTTTAGTAACACTTATCTGCAAACAAAACTATAGCAAATATATAAATTTAGGTTCAATAAAATatttggagacaaaaaaaacttgaaaataaTAGACTTaccccctttttttaatttagccaCTTATATccatatgtaaatgtagactCATAGATCACAGATTTAACTTTTCTAAATCTATTTTGGAATAACAAGCAATTTACTTTCTTTCCTCACCCTATGTATCTTTAGACCGAACTGGAAATAATATTCCACTCCAATTGGCTGCGCCTGTAATTTACTGCCTTTGTGGAATGTTACAATCTGGTATTGCTCAGTAACTaaagatgtatttatttatttatttgctaaaAGA is part of the Stigmatopora argus isolate UIUO_Sarg chromosome 14, RoL_Sarg_1.0, whole genome shotgun sequence genome and encodes:
- the gsg1 gene encoding germ cell-specific gene 1-like protein isoform X1, giving the protein MMAFLQQMRTPLLSFIQTVVALSLAAMALTSSYWCEGKQKVPKPLCSSIKRSKCIPVPGVSNSSSHDFSWETGDDRFIFPIFHTGLFIICEENIYTDAWEEKCRGFYTLTPGSEKAMMWLSLSLELMYVGLLWISCMLLFVQLCIRTCCPKTQRWGQLLNAFAAVFTVLGGLLGMVGHMMFMQVFQATVSMGPEDFKPHSYCYSWAFYVAWFAFTVCMSAGVSTLNNYTKNVLMVGDRLKSSLNPFNFVGLLPPAPYYTAPNLDISHPYSQAHAQISHLSPYYEKPSTKLPPPGKPSRSVPLAHSMSFPLPSSHPLSPSRIHCFSIPSPSHFVSSPVVVHGSLKVHQENVVSHYTPDQYYSPL
- the gsg1 gene encoding germ cell-specific gene 1-like protein isoform X2; the encoded protein is MMAFLQQMRTPLLSFIQTVVALSLAAMALTSSYWCEGKQKVPKPLCSSIKRSKCIPVPGVSNSSSHDFSWETGDDRFIFPIFHTGLFIICEENIYTDAWEEKCRGFYTLTPGSEKAMMWLSLSLELMYVGLLWISCMLLFVQLCIRTCCPKTQRWGQLLNAFAAVFTVLGGLLGMVGHMMFMQVFQATVSMGPEDFKPHSYCYSWAFYVAWFAFTVCMSAGVSTLNNYTKNVLMVGDRLKSSLNPFNFVGLLPPAPYYTAPNLDISHPYSQAHAQISHLSPYYEKPSTKLPPPEEGVSGRKNVVGCNRERGGGN